Proteins from one Pontibacter korlensis genomic window:
- a CDS encoding tetratricopeptide repeat protein, with product MKKLISAIFTLLLPLLAVAQQSPLPTDSTAMRQVTMSELEVLPSAAKVKGMLLLNKDVQYELEGAVDNMYNFKYERAEKQFKSLRRRYPEHPLPYFLMGLSQWWKIMPTNIQTLQYDDLFFAYMDTTIQKAEAMYDKNENNVEAAFFLAASYGFTARLHSERSNWRKATVASKRSLDFLEKAKAGNGLSPEFLFGEALFNYYSVWIPDNYPMLRPVLLFFPDGDKRLGLKQLAYVSRTGFYTGTESKLFLMKILANEEKQMHEALQVSEELALKYPDNAYFQRFYARLLFVNGHFTKAERVSQDILTKLEQQMPGYESVSGRYASYILAYVNQHKYRDFEKAKAHYRDAIMYAEMTNERDSGYFINSYLNLARIAKQQNDIASAKTYYSVVLKASDKKSANYKEAKKYLKENKKG from the coding sequence ATGAAGAAGTTAATTTCTGCCATCTTCACGCTTTTACTCCCGCTCCTAGCTGTAGCGCAGCAGTCGCCGTTACCTACCGATTCCACTGCCATGCGTCAGGTTACCATGAGCGAACTAGAGGTGCTGCCATCTGCTGCAAAGGTTAAGGGTATGCTGCTGCTTAACAAAGATGTGCAGTATGAGTTGGAGGGTGCGGTGGACAACATGTATAACTTTAAGTACGAGCGTGCCGAAAAACAATTTAAGTCTTTGCGCCGTCGCTACCCCGAGCACCCGCTTCCATACTTCCTGATGGGCCTTAGCCAATGGTGGAAGATTATGCCTACCAACATACAGACACTACAATACGATGACCTCTTCTTTGCTTATATGGACACCACCATACAGAAAGCAGAGGCCATGTACGATAAGAATGAAAACAATGTAGAAGCTGCCTTTTTCCTGGCTGCCTCCTACGGATTTACAGCACGCCTACATTCAGAGCGCAGTAACTGGCGCAAAGCTACAGTGGCCAGCAAGCGTTCCCTCGACTTCCTGGAGAAAGCCAAGGCTGGTAATGGCCTGAGCCCGGAATTCCTTTTTGGAGAAGCCTTATTCAACTATTATTCTGTCTGGATACCCGATAACTACCCTATGTTGCGCCCTGTGCTCCTCTTCTTTCCTGACGGAGATAAGAGGTTGGGCCTAAAGCAGCTGGCTTACGTTTCCAGAACAGGCTTTTACACAGGCACAGAATCTAAGCTCTTCCTGATGAAGATTCTGGCAAACGAAGAGAAGCAAATGCATGAGGCTCTTCAGGTGTCTGAGGAGTTAGCTCTAAAATATCCTGACAATGCTTACTTTCAGCGGTTCTATGCACGTTTGCTGTTTGTTAATGGCCATTTTACTAAAGCTGAGCGCGTATCACAGGATATCTTAACTAAGCTAGAGCAGCAAATGCCAGGCTACGAGTCGGTAAGTGGCCGTTACGCCTCCTACATTCTAGCGTATGTTAATCAGCACAAGTATCGCGATTTTGAGAAGGCCAAAGCACATTACAGAGATGCCATCATGTACGCCGAAATGACCAATGAACGTGACTCTGGCTATTTTATCAACTCATACCTTAACCTAGCCCGTATTGCCAAGCAGCAGAACGATATAGCTTCAGCAAAAACTTACTACAGTGTAGTACTTAAGGCTAGTGATAAAAAGTCTGCTAACTACAAGGAGGCAAAGAAATACCTGAAAGAGAACAAGAAAGGTTGA
- a CDS encoding UDP-glucuronic acid decarboxylase family protein: MSKKRVLITGGAGFLGSHLCDRFIKEGYHVIAMDNLITGNLENIEHLFKLESFEFYHHDVSKFVHVPGHLDYILHFASPASPIDYLKIPIQTLKVGSLGTHNLLGLAKAKGARMLIASTSEVYGDPLVHPQQEDYWGNVNPVGPRGCYDEAKRFQEAMTMAYHMHHGLETRIVRIFNTYGPRMRLDDGRVLPAFLSQALRGEPLSIFGDGSQTRSFCYVDDLVEGIYRLLLSDYHLPVNIGNPSEITIREFAEEICRLTGVELKVDYQPLPKDDPQKRQPDISLAKQVLGWEPQVDRAEGLRRTLEFFKEKILTPAEQNA; the protein is encoded by the coding sequence ATGAGCAAGAAGAGAGTACTCATCACAGGGGGAGCCGGGTTTCTCGGATCCCACCTGTGCGACAGATTCATCAAAGAAGGTTACCATGTAATAGCCATGGACAACCTGATCACGGGCAACCTGGAGAACATCGAGCACCTGTTTAAGCTGGAGAGCTTCGAGTTCTACCACCACGATGTGTCTAAGTTTGTTCATGTGCCAGGGCACCTGGACTACATCCTGCACTTCGCCTCTCCGGCGAGCCCGATCGACTATCTGAAGATCCCGATCCAGACGCTGAAGGTGGGTTCTCTGGGAACGCACAACCTTTTGGGACTGGCCAAGGCCAAGGGCGCGCGTATGCTGATCGCTTCCACTTCTGAGGTGTATGGCGACCCGCTGGTGCACCCGCAGCAGGAGGACTACTGGGGCAACGTGAACCCGGTGGGGCCAAGAGGATGCTACGACGAGGCCAAGCGCTTTCAGGAGGCCATGACCATGGCCTACCACATGCACCACGGGCTGGAGACGCGCATAGTGCGTATCTTCAACACCTATGGCCCTAGGATGCGCCTCGATGACGGCCGTGTGCTGCCAGCCTTCCTGAGCCAGGCACTCAGGGGGGAGCCGCTGAGCATCTTCGGCGACGGCAGCCAGACGCGCTCGTTCTGCTATGTGGACGACCTGGTGGAGGGCATTTACCGCCTGCTCTTAAGCGACTACCACCTGCCGGTCAACATCGGCAACCCTTCGGAGATCACCATCAGGGAGTTTGCCGAGGAGATATGCCGCCTGACAGGCGTGGAGCTGAAGGTGGACTACCAGCCGCTTCCGAAGGACGACCCGCAGAAGCGCCAGCCGGACATCTCTTTGGCCAAGCAGGTGCTGGGCTGGGAGCCGCAGGTGGACAGGGCGGAGGGACTGAGACGCACGCTCGAGTTCTTCAAGGAGAAGATCCTGACACCGGCCGAGCAGAACGCTTAG
- a CDS encoding UDP-glucose dehydrogenase family protein, whose translation MRIAVVGTGYVGLVTGTCFAEVGIDVTCIDIDEKKIENLKQGVLPIYEPGLEEMVTRNAQKERLSFSTDLASVIRGCGCEAAFIAVGTPPGEDGSADLKYVLAVARQIGRHMSEYLVVVTKSTVPVGTAQKVRQAIEEELEARGVDIPFDVASNPEFLKEGAAIEDFLKPDRIVVGVASERAEKVMKKLYKPFLMNGHPLIFMDIPSAEMTKYAANAMLATKISFMNDIANLCEIMGADVNMVRKGIGSDARIGNKFIYPGIGYGGSCFPKDVKALIRTASENGYQMRVLESVEEVNERQKSVLYNKIHAHFSGELSGRTFAVWGLSFKPKTDDMREAPSLVIIRKLLEQGARVKAYDPVAMEEARHALGEAIEYGKDEYEALIDADALLLVTEWPEFRSPNFNVVARLMRDRVVFDGRNIYDGTELREKGFAYYGIGVKQQVPQQIDATL comes from the coding sequence ATGAGAATAGCAGTAGTTGGCACGGGCTACGTCGGTTTGGTGACGGGCACGTGCTTTGCCGAGGTTGGCATCGACGTGACGTGCATCGACATCGACGAGAAGAAGATCGAGAACCTGAAGCAGGGCGTGCTGCCCATCTACGAGCCGGGTCTGGAGGAGATGGTGACCAGGAACGCGCAGAAGGAGCGCCTCTCCTTCTCCACCGACCTGGCCTCGGTGATCCGTGGCTGCGGCTGCGAGGCGGCCTTTATCGCCGTGGGCACGCCCCCTGGCGAGGACGGCTCGGCCGACCTGAAGTACGTCCTGGCGGTGGCCCGCCAGATCGGGCGCCACATGTCCGAGTACCTGGTGGTGGTGACCAAGAGCACCGTGCCGGTGGGCACGGCCCAGAAGGTCAGGCAGGCCATCGAGGAGGAGCTGGAGGCCCGCGGGGTGGACATCCCCTTCGACGTGGCCTCCAACCCGGAGTTTCTCAAAGAAGGCGCCGCCATCGAGGACTTTTTGAAGCCCGACCGCATCGTGGTGGGCGTGGCCTCGGAGCGTGCCGAGAAGGTGATGAAGAAGCTCTACAAGCCCTTTTTGATGAACGGCCACCCCTTGATCTTCATGGACATCCCCTCAGCCGAGATGACCAAGTACGCGGCCAACGCCATGCTGGCGACCAAGATCAGTTTCATGAACGACATCGCCAACCTGTGCGAGATCATGGGCGCCGACGTGAACATGGTCCGCAAGGGCATCGGCTCGGACGCCAGGATCGGCAACAAGTTCATCTACCCGGGCATCGGCTACGGGGGCTCGTGCTTTCCCAAGGACGTGAAGGCGCTGATCCGCACGGCCTCGGAGAACGGCTACCAGATGCGCGTGCTTGAGAGTGTGGAGGAGGTGAACGAGCGCCAGAAGTCGGTGCTCTACAACAAGATCCACGCCCACTTCTCCGGCGAGCTCTCGGGCAGGACCTTTGCCGTGTGGGGCCTCTCGTTCAAGCCCAAGACCGACGACATGCGCGAGGCGCCCTCGCTGGTGATCATCCGCAAGCTCCTGGAGCAGGGGGCCCGGGTGAAGGCCTACGACCCGGTGGCCATGGAGGAGGCCCGCCACGCGCTGGGCGAGGCGATCGAGTACGGCAAGGACGAGTACGAGGCGCTCATTGACGCCGACGCGCTCTTGCTGGTCACAGAGTGGCCCGAGTTCCGCTCGCCCAACTTCAACGTGGTGGCCAGGCTGATGCGCGACAGGGTCGTCTTCGACGGCAGGAACATCTACGACGGCACGGAGCTCCGCGAGAAGGGATTCGCCTACTACGGCATCGGCGTCAAACAGCAGGTGCCACAGCAAATAGACGCAACACTGTAA
- a CDS encoding alpha/beta fold hydrolase, whose amino-acid sequence MKPDWLDKKEYPFKSKYIELEAGKMHYIDEGEGPPIVMIHGTPSWSFMYRNLIKKLRKKHRCIALDMIGFGLSDKPTDWSYKPRAHASNFEQLMEHLQLKDITLVVHDFGAPIGLAYAIKYPENVRGVVMLNSWTWSLSKHQTFSKASKYLVGPLGKFLHSKLNVSTNTLIHELFKEEDDLPESIKEHYIKALGNPDERVRNLACARELIGASKWYDELWKERRKIQDIPTLILWGERDKLIKIEALQRWKKFFHECYVIPFEDGGHFLQEENAEEIAQYISNFIKEEQKKNELVNS is encoded by the coding sequence ATGAAACCAGATTGGCTGGATAAAAAGGAGTACCCTTTTAAGTCTAAATATATAGAACTAGAGGCAGGTAAGATGCACTACATAGACGAGGGGGAAGGGCCACCTATCGTCATGATTCATGGGACGCCCTCCTGGTCGTTTATGTACCGCAACCTGATTAAAAAGCTACGCAAGAAGCATCGTTGTATAGCCCTAGATATGATAGGCTTTGGTCTATCAGACAAACCTACAGATTGGAGTTACAAGCCCCGTGCCCATGCTTCAAACTTTGAGCAATTGATGGAGCACTTGCAGCTTAAGGACATTACACTTGTTGTCCACGACTTTGGGGCACCGATTGGATTAGCCTATGCCATAAAGTATCCTGAAAATGTCAGGGGTGTTGTCATGCTAAATTCCTGGACTTGGTCACTGTCAAAGCACCAGACATTCTCTAAGGCCAGCAAATATCTTGTGGGTCCACTAGGCAAATTTCTGCACTCCAAGCTCAACGTATCTACTAATACACTTATACATGAGTTGTTTAAAGAGGAGGACGACCTACCTGAGTCAATAAAGGAGCATTATATAAAAGCCCTTGGCAACCCAGATGAGCGCGTACGTAACCTTGCCTGTGCCCGTGAGCTTATAGGAGCCAGTAAATGGTATGATGAGCTTTGGAAGGAACGCAGGAAGATTCAGGATATACCAACGCTAATACTTTGGGGTGAGCGTGATAAGCTGATTAAGATAGAGGCGCTGCAGCGCTGGAAGAAGTTCTTCCACGAATGCTATGTTATTCCGTTTGAAGACGGCGGACACTTCCTACAGGAAGAAAATGCTGAGGAGATAGCCCAATACATCAGCAACTTTATCAAAGAAGAACAGAAGAAAAATGAACTAGTAAATAGCTAA
- a CDS encoding FAD-binding oxidoreductase, whose amino-acid sequence MKFNPITPEAITALSAIVGPEYVVLPAAAEEMLRYTHDETEDLRYEPEVVLKPANAAEISRIMQYCHENFIPITPRGAGTGLSGGALAIHKGVILSTERLNQIIEIDERNLQATVEPGVITQVFQEAVIERGLFYPPDPSSRGSCFLGGNLSESSGGPRAVKYGVTKDYVLNLEVVLPTGEITWTGANVLKNATGYNLTQLMVGSEGTLGVITKIVFKLIPYPPQNLVMLVPFRSEEEACAAVSRIFVAGIVPSALEFMEREAIVWATRYLSLDLSLPEDIKAHLLIELDGNDMDLLFKDAERVYEVLETFDVGDILVADTEKQKNDLWLLRRNVAHAVKGNSVYKEEDTVVPRAELPRLLKGVKEIGARYNFKSVCYGHAGDGNLHVNIIKGDMSDEDWQNKLPEGIKEIFKLCVELGGTISGEHGIGLVQRQYINIALNEVQLRLMRGIKELFDPRGILNPGKIF is encoded by the coding sequence ATGAAATTTAACCCAATCACACCTGAAGCTATCACAGCACTATCGGCTATAGTTGGCCCTGAGTATGTGGTGCTGCCTGCAGCTGCAGAAGAAATGCTGCGTTATACCCACGACGAAACAGAGGATTTGCGCTACGAGCCGGAAGTAGTGCTCAAACCTGCTAACGCTGCCGAAATCAGTCGTATTATGCAGTACTGCCACGAAAATTTTATACCGATAACACCTCGCGGTGCTGGAACGGGATTAAGTGGTGGCGCACTGGCTATACACAAAGGCGTTATACTTTCTACTGAGCGCCTGAACCAGATCATTGAAATCGATGAGCGTAACCTGCAGGCTACAGTTGAGCCAGGTGTAATTACACAGGTATTTCAGGAGGCTGTAATTGAACGAGGTTTGTTTTATCCACCAGATCCATCCAGCCGTGGTAGCTGCTTTTTGGGAGGGAACCTAAGCGAGAGTAGTGGTGGACCGAGGGCAGTGAAGTATGGTGTAACTAAAGACTATGTTCTAAACCTGGAGGTAGTGCTGCCAACCGGTGAAATTACCTGGACGGGGGCGAACGTTCTTAAAAATGCTACAGGCTACAACCTTACGCAGCTAATGGTTGGCAGTGAGGGTACACTAGGCGTTATCACTAAGATTGTATTTAAGCTTATACCTTATCCTCCGCAGAACCTGGTAATGCTGGTACCTTTCCGCAGCGAGGAAGAGGCCTGCGCCGCTGTTTCAAGAATATTTGTGGCTGGTATTGTACCGTCAGCTCTGGAGTTTATGGAGCGTGAGGCCATTGTATGGGCTACCCGCTACCTGAGCCTGGACCTGAGCTTGCCAGAAGACATCAAGGCTCATCTGCTGATAGAGCTGGATGGCAATGATATGGATCTTCTGTTTAAGGATGCTGAGCGCGTGTATGAAGTGCTCGAAACATTTGATGTAGGCGACATATTAGTAGCGGATACCGAAAAGCAGAAAAACGACCTCTGGTTACTGCGCCGTAATGTGGCCCATGCTGTTAAAGGTAACTCTGTTTATAAAGAGGAGGACACTGTAGTGCCGCGCGCAGAGCTGCCAAGGCTACTAAAAGGTGTGAAGGAAATAGGTGCGAGGTATAACTTTAAGTCAGTATGCTATGGACACGCTGGTGACGGCAACCTTCATGTTAATATCATAAAAGGTGATATGAGTGATGAGGACTGGCAGAACAAGTTGCCTGAAGGTATAAAAGAGATATTTAAATTGTGCGTAGAGTTAGGCGGCACCATCTCTGGGGAGCATGGTATTGGCTTGGTGCAACGACAATACATCAATATCGCCTTAAATGAGGTTCAGCTGCGCTTGATGAGGGGTATCAAGGAATTATTTGATCCTCGCGGTATATTAAATCCGGGGAAGATCTTCTAA
- a CDS encoding C40 family peptidase: MKTLFTTSALFIFFLLVMVSCQSSQPVFSKRGEEYQSAREIAAAKRAAKKSGRRGETNRGIAGTSKDRTSRTRVSNRSRNLDKDVATVIQAARSYTGVPYRWGGTTRVGMDCSGLLCTSFQSIDVALPRTSEEQSRYGSEVKPKDLREGDLVFFGESKRNITHVGMVTEVIGPNEVRFIHASTSLGVIENNLYAEHYQKIFIKAVRPPVF, translated from the coding sequence TTGAAAACACTTTTTACTACTTCTGCCCTTTTTATCTTTTTTTTGCTGGTGATGGTTTCGTGTCAGTCATCTCAGCCAGTGTTCAGCAAACGTGGTGAAGAGTATCAGTCTGCCCGAGAGATTGCAGCCGCTAAACGTGCTGCTAAAAAGTCTGGGCGACGAGGCGAAACGAACAGAGGCATTGCCGGCACCTCCAAAGACCGCACCAGCCGTACCCGTGTATCCAACCGCAGTCGTAACCTAGATAAAGATGTAGCCACAGTTATTCAGGCTGCACGTTCTTATACAGGTGTACCTTACCGCTGGGGCGGCACCACCCGTGTTGGTATGGATTGCTCCGGATTACTTTGCACCTCTTTTCAAAGTATAGATGTAGCACTGCCCCGTACTTCGGAGGAACAAAGCCGCTACGGTTCTGAAGTTAAACCTAAAGACCTGCGTGAAGGTGACCTGGTGTTTTTTGGGGAGAGTAAGCGGAATATTACACACGTAGGTATGGTAACAGAAGTGATAGGCCCTAACGAAGTGCGCTTTATACATGCCTCCACCTCCCTGGGTGTTATTGAGAATAACCTCTATGCTGAGCATTATCAGAAGATCTTTATCAAAGCAGTCCGCCCACCTGTTTTCTAA
- a CDS encoding TonB-dependent receptor, with protein sequence MNGVVQDQSGVALPGATVIATHTPTNTEYIANTNTEGRYNFQNMRVGGPYTVRTSYIGYQDQLVQNINLALGQNYRLDLTLAESTTTLGEVQVTANQDKVINSDRTGASTNVSTEQIQSLPTISRSLNDFTRITPQASTAGQGISFAGQNNRFNNFSIDGTVNNDVFGLSASGTNGGQTGVQPISLDAIEAIQVVIAPFDVRQSGFTGGGINAITRSGSNRFTGSAYYFWNNERLVGKSPDEERTRLPEYTDYQAGFRVGGPILKDKLFFFVNGERTNRTAPLLFEPGTPGSNITVEEANRVLTVANRLGYDPGNFRSIEDETKSNKIFARLDWNITNNHQLTLRHSYVHAENRDNSRSPNALRFSNNAEYFPSTTNSSVLQLRSQFGSKYANEAIIGYTRVRDDRDIIGDPFPNVTLRLSGGRTITLGSEPFSGQNQLDQDVLTITDNFNIFAGKHTFTLGTHNEFYKTFNLFIRQEFGAYEYNSIEAFEAVGTPNEEAPSAFFRNYSRTDVREQGAEFSAFQLGFYAQDEYAALNNLKITLGLRLDIPTFNDDPVPNQEFNQAFADRGLATNKTPGAQFMLSPRLGVNWDVFDNGNTQVRGGVGVFTGRAPFVWISNQYTNTGQLLGGLSLTPGNPALEDIRFSPDPASQPTATSVGLSDGTAEINITDPDFKFPQLFRVNAAVDQRLPGNVIATLEGLYSKNLNNIFYQNLNLEQSGTLTGADNRPVFRRIPGNNFQDIIYLTNTSEGYAYSITGQLQKTYEMGLSGSVAYTYARAKDVNPGNSSQARSNWINVNQVNGLNNVEAAFADNDIRSRVVAGVTYEISYLNFASTTISAFYNGQSGLPLSYIYNGDVNSDAGRTNDLIYIPRDASEINLVPITDRTGAVVPGSLTPEEQWEALDAFISSNDYLSDRRGQYAERNGDRLPWTNQIDLRIIQEFKLDQADNAHRLQLTFDVFNFTNLLNKDWGRQYQANFNAFQLIDFVGYESGTNTPRFNYTGRGLTDGNPYFVDDFQSRWRGQLGVRYIFN encoded by the coding sequence ATGAATGGGGTGGTGCAAGATCAAAGCGGTGTGGCACTACCAGGGGCAACCGTTATTGCAACACATACCCCCACCAACACAGAATACATAGCCAATACAAATACCGAAGGCCGCTATAATTTCCAGAACATGCGCGTGGGCGGGCCTTATACTGTCAGGACTTCCTACATTGGATATCAGGACCAGCTAGTTCAGAATATAAACCTTGCCCTCGGGCAAAATTACCGCCTAGACCTGACGCTTGCAGAAAGCACCACAACACTCGGAGAGGTACAGGTTACTGCAAACCAGGATAAGGTTATCAATTCCGACAGAACAGGTGCTTCCACCAACGTATCGACAGAGCAGATACAGTCCTTGCCAACTATTTCCAGAAGCCTGAACGACTTTACCCGCATTACGCCACAGGCTTCAACTGCGGGCCAAGGTATCTCCTTTGCAGGTCAGAATAACCGCTTCAATAACTTCTCTATTGATGGTACAGTTAATAATGACGTGTTTGGGCTATCAGCTTCCGGCACAAACGGAGGGCAAACCGGCGTACAACCTATCTCGCTGGATGCCATCGAAGCCATACAAGTAGTTATTGCTCCTTTCGATGTTCGCCAAAGTGGATTCACAGGTGGGGGCATTAATGCTATTACCAGAAGTGGCTCTAACAGATTTACTGGGTCGGCTTATTACTTCTGGAACAATGAGCGACTGGTAGGTAAAAGCCCGGATGAAGAAAGAACACGTTTACCGGAGTACACCGACTATCAGGCAGGTTTCAGAGTTGGTGGCCCCATACTTAAAGATAAGCTTTTCTTTTTCGTGAATGGCGAAAGAACCAACAGGACAGCTCCCCTTCTATTCGAGCCGGGTACACCTGGCTCGAACATTACAGTGGAAGAAGCCAACAGAGTGCTAACAGTAGCTAACCGCCTTGGCTATGACCCTGGCAATTTTAGAAGCATAGAGGACGAAACCAAAAGTAATAAGATCTTCGCCCGACTGGACTGGAACATTACCAACAACCACCAACTTACACTGCGCCACAGTTACGTTCACGCAGAAAACAGAGACAACAGCCGAAGCCCTAATGCCCTCCGGTTCTCCAACAACGCAGAGTATTTTCCAAGCACCACCAATTCTAGTGTGCTGCAACTCAGAAGCCAGTTTGGCAGCAAGTATGCAAACGAAGCCATTATTGGTTATACCCGCGTACGTGACGATAGGGACATTATAGGCGATCCTTTTCCTAACGTGACACTGAGACTGTCTGGTGGCAGAACGATTACTTTGGGTAGTGAGCCTTTCTCAGGACAAAACCAGCTTGACCAGGATGTACTCACCATCACGGATAACTTTAACATCTTTGCCGGTAAGCACACTTTCACACTTGGTACGCATAACGAGTTCTATAAGACATTCAACTTGTTTATCCGCCAGGAGTTCGGTGCATACGAGTATAACTCAATTGAGGCGTTTGAGGCAGTTGGAACACCTAACGAGGAGGCTCCTTCTGCTTTCTTCAGAAACTACTCCAGAACCGATGTTCGTGAGCAAGGTGCGGAGTTCTCCGCCTTTCAGTTAGGCTTTTATGCCCAAGACGAGTATGCCGCTCTTAATAACCTCAAGATCACACTGGGCCTGAGACTCGACATCCCAACGTTTAATGACGACCCAGTTCCCAACCAAGAGTTTAACCAGGCTTTTGCAGATCGTGGCTTAGCTACCAATAAAACACCTGGTGCGCAGTTTATGCTGTCGCCAAGGCTTGGTGTTAACTGGGATGTGTTTGACAACGGCAATACGCAGGTTCGCGGTGGTGTTGGCGTGTTTACTGGCCGTGCTCCATTTGTATGGATATCTAACCAGTACACCAACACGGGCCAACTATTAGGCGGACTTTCTCTCACACCGGGTAACCCAGCGCTAGAGGATATCAGGTTCAGTCCTGATCCAGCATCCCAGCCTACAGCCACCAGTGTTGGTTTATCGGACGGAACTGCAGAGATAAACATCACAGATCCTGACTTCAAATTCCCTCAGCTGTTTCGTGTAAACGCTGCTGTTGACCAACGCCTTCCGGGCAATGTTATCGCCACACTGGAAGGTTTGTACTCTAAGAACCTGAACAATATCTTTTACCAGAACCTGAACCTGGAGCAAAGCGGCACCTTAACAGGAGCCGATAACCGTCCTGTATTCAGAAGGATACCTGGCAATAACTTTCAGGATATTATATACCTTACCAACACCAGCGAGGGATACGCATATAGCATAACCGGACAACTTCAGAAAACATATGAAATGGGTCTGTCTGGCTCTGTGGCCTATACTTACGCTCGTGCTAAAGACGTTAACCCTGGTAATTCCAGCCAGGCTCGCTCCAACTGGATTAACGTTAACCAGGTAAACGGCCTCAATAATGTGGAGGCGGCATTTGCTGATAACGATATCCGCTCCAGGGTGGTGGCTGGTGTAACATATGAGATAAGCTACCTCAACTTTGCATCTACAACCATCTCGGCTTTTTATAACGGCCAGTCAGGTTTGCCGCTCTCCTACATCTACAACGGCGACGTTAATAGTGATGCAGGCAGAACCAATGACCTGATCTATATTCCTCGGGATGCATCTGAAATTAACCTCGTACCTATTACTGACCGTACCGGTGCGGTAGTGCCTGGTTCTCTAACACCAGAAGAGCAGTGGGAGGCGCTAGATGCTTTCATTTCTAGTAATGATTACCTGAGCGACAGAAGAGGACAGTATGCAGAACGCAACGGTGACCGCTTGCCTTGGACAAACCAAATAGACCTTCGCATCATCCAGGAGTTTAAGCTTGACCAAGCAGACAACGCTCATCGACTGCAGCTCACTTTTGACGTCTTTAACTTCACAAACCTGCTCAATAAAGATTGGGGAAGGCAGTACCAGGCAAATTTTAATGCCTTTCAACTTATAGACTTTGTTGGGTACGAGTCAGGCACCAACACTCCTCGCTTTAACTACACCGGCAGAGGATTAACCGATGGCAACCCATACTTTGTAGACGACTTCCAATCCAGATGGAGAGGCCAGCTAGGCGTGAGGTACATATTTAACTAA